Part of the Arthrobacter globiformis genome is shown below.
GAGGCGTGCGGTACGGCGAGCACGAGTGTTGTTAGCCACTTGTGTCCTTCCAATATCTGCGGTGTGTCAGTGTTACTGGCCTCCCAGATGGAGAGCATCGGCCAACCGCTGCCTTTTGCTACTGGGCACAGGCATAACCTCATCAAATAAGAAATTTGGTGGATTGTGCGTCCGCGCCTTGCCAGACAACGATCAAGCTTACCAGAACCTCACTGGCCCCGAATGATCTTCCGGAGCCGCTCAAGCCGGACGGCGATGTCCCGCTCCGCGCCGTTGGCCGTGGGCTCGTAGTAGTCGCGGCCCACGAGGTCGTCCGGCGGATACTGCTGGGCGGCCACCGAATGCGGCGCATCATGGGCGTACTTGTAGCCCACCCCATGGCCGAGCTGCTTGGACCCGGGATAGTGCGCGTCGCGCAGGTGCGCCGGGATCCCGTTGCCCAGTCCCGCCCGCACGTCCGCGATCGCCTTGTTGATGCCCATGTAGGCCGCGTTCGACTTTGGCGCCGTGGCCAGGTGGACCACCGCCTCGGCCAGGACGATGCGGCCCTCTGGCATTCCGATGAGCTGCACCGCCTGCGCCGCGGCCACGGCGGTCTGCAGCGCGGTTGGATCCGCCATGCCCACGTCCTCCGCGGCCGAGATCACGATCCGCCGGGCGACAAAGCGCGGGTCCTCCCCCGCCTCCAGCATCCGCGCGAGGTAGTGCAGTGCCGCGTCCACGTCGGACCCGCGGATGGACTTGATGAACGCGCTGGCCACGTCGTAGTGCTGGTCCCCGGCGCGGTCGTAGCGGACGGCTGCGGCGTCCAGGGCACGCTCGGTGTGTTGCAGCTCCACGGTGACCGTCTGCTCAGTGTCACCTTCCCCCGCGCCGGAACTTCCGACGTCGTCCGCGTCACCGAAGGCAACGCCCGCGGCAGCTTCCAGCGCGGTCAGCGCCCGGCGGGCGTCCCCGCCGGATACCCGGACGAGGTGTTCCAGGGCCTCGTCGCTGAGCCGGACGTTGCCGTTCAGCCCGCGGGGATCCTCGACGGCGCGCACCAGCAGGCCCTCGATGTCCGCGTCGGTGAGCGGCTTGAGCGTCAGTAGCAGGGAGCGGGACAGCAGCGGCGACACCACGGAAAAGGAAGGATTCTCCGTGGTTGCGGCCACCAGGACCACCCAGCCCTTTTCGACGCCGGGCAGCAGCGCGTCCTGCTGTGCCTTGTTGAAGCGGTGGATCTCGTCGAGGAACAGGACGGTGGTGGTCTTGTACAGGTCACGGGCCGTCAGGGCGTCGTCCATGACGCGGCGGACATCCTTGACCCCGGCAGTGATGGCGGACAGTTCCACGAACTTGCGCCCGGGTCCCCGCGCGATCACGTGGGCCAACGTGGTCTTCCCGGTCCCCGGCGGCCCCCACAGGATCAGCGAGCTGGGGCCGGCCGGACCGGCGGCATCGGCACCGGCTGCCAACTGTCGCAGCGGCGAACCCTGGCCCAGCAGATGCTGCTGGCCCACCACCTCGTCCACCGTGCGGGGACGCATCCTGACCGCCAGCGGGCTGCGCGGCTGCGTGGAACGGGACTGGGCCGACCGGGACTGGGCCGACCGGGACTGGGCCGATTCGGCGGCGTCGCCGTCGGCGTCGTTGTCGCCGTCGTCGCTGTCCTGTGCCGCTGAACCAAAGAGATCATCCACATAGATAGGCTACTTCTAGAATCAGCAGGAAAAATCCGGCCACGAAAGCAGGGAATGGCGATGCCAGGCAGCCGTCCGACGCAGGGACGTCCGGTGTCCACCAGGACCGCGTTCGTCCCCGGCCCGCGGCTGGCCGGCTGGGTGGAACGGTTCGCCGCCAGCCACGGTGACCTGGAGTATGAGGACCACGACGACGGCATACGGCTGGCTGCCGCGGACGGCGCCACCGCGCTGCTGGTGGCACCGTGGCCTGACGACGGGCGGCCGGGGCGTGGATCCGGCCTCGTGGAACGGCTGGCTTCCCTGGCGTCCCAGCCGCGCACGGTCGGCCTGCTGCTGGTCCGCCGCGGAGGATATGGAGTGGCCGTCGCCAGCGAGGGGACCATCCTCGCCGCCAAGACCGGTTCCAAGTATGTGCAGTCCCGCACCGCCGCCGGCGGCCAGTCGCAGCAGCGGTTCGCCCGGCGCCGCGCCAACCAGGCAGATGCCGTGGTCGAGGCGGTGGCGGAGCAGGCACGGCTTGTGTTTGGCGGCCAGGCCTTCGAGTACATCCTCCCGGGCGGTGACCGCGGCCTGGCCGACGAAGTCCTGGCACTGCCTGCCCTTAAGCCCTGGGCAGGCCTGCCGCGCCTGGCCTACCTTGATGTTCCCGATCCCCGTGCGGCTGTCCTGAAGAAGGCCGCAGCGGACGCCTGCGCGGTGCGGGTAACAGTGACGGACCCGCCCGGAAGGTAGCGCCCTGCTGCGGGAGAAGCGGCCGTTTCGACGGTTCCCCGCCCACTAGACGTTGCGCAACGTCGTGTGCGCAGGGAACCGTCGTATCGGCCGGCAGGCCTCTAATCTTCGGGGGTCAGCGTCACGGTGACCCCGTTGAGGTCCCGGCTGAAGCCCACCTGGCAGGAGAGCCGGGAGCCGCATTCCCGGTAGCCCTCGGCCTCCACGAGCAGCTCGAGTTCGTCCTCGCTGCACTCTTCCAGGGTGTCGAAGACGTCCTGCTCCAGGAACACGTGGCAGGTGGCGCAGGACGCGGTGCCGCCGCACGATGCCAGCACGGGGAGGTCGTTGTCCCGGAGGGCCTCCATCATGCTCTGGTCCGGCTCCCATTCAAGGTCATGGGTGACGCCTTCGCGGTCGACGACGGTCAGTGTGTTGCTGCTCATGGCGGTGCTGCTCATGCTGGTGTTGCTCATGCTGGTGTTGCTCATGTCGGCTTCCTTAGGATCGGGCTGCTGCAAGGTCAGCGTCGGAGTGGTTGGGGGTGCCGGAAGTGGCTTCGGTGAGGGGGATGGCGGGGTCCGCGGCCAGGGCCGGGTCGATCCAGGCTCCCTGCGCGATCAGCCGCTTGGCCGCGCGGAAGTCGGCCAGGTTCGCGACGGTGTCGACGGCGGCGAGTCGGCCCTCACGGAGGTAGACCACTGAGAATTTCCCGCCGGAGGGTTCGCCGCGGACGATCGTCTGGTCCTCCGGATGGCGGACGCCCGCGGTCTGCAGCCGGACACCGTGCTGGACGGTCCAGAACCAGGGGATTTCCGGTTCAGCGGCCGCCTGGCCGGTGATGTGCGCGGCCACCCGGTCTGCCTGTGCCTGCGCGTTCTGGATGCACTCGAGCCGCTGGCTGGTGCCGTCGATGGGACTGATGAACCGCGTGACGTCCCCGCTGGCATAGATGGCGGGATCGGAAGTCCTGCCGTCCCCGTCCACGAGGATGCCGTCCCGGCACTCGAGGCCGGCGTCCGCGGCCAGCTCCTGGTTGGGCAGGACGCCAATGCCGGCGAGTACGACGTCGGCGGGAAAGACGGTGCCGTCGGCGACGGAAACGCTTTCGGCCCGTTGTCCGCCGTCGATCGACGTGACCGCGGCGCCGAAGACAAACCGCACCCCGTGCCGCCCGTGGAGCTGCTCGAAGTGGCGCGAGACGGGGGCTGACGTTACCCGGCTCATCACGCGGTCCTGGAATTCGAGCACTGTGACGTCACAGCCCCTCGCGGCCGCCGCTGCGGCCACTTCCAGGCCGATGTACCCGGCGCCGATAATGGCCACGCGGGCTCCCGGGACCAACAGCCGCTTGAGTTCGACGGCGTCGTCCCGCGTCCGCAGGCACTTGGTTCCCGGCAGACCGGCACCTGGCACGGTCAGGGGCCGCGCCCGCGAACCTGTGGCGATGACGAGCCGGTGGTATGCCTGCCGCGTCCCGTCGGACAGCAGCACCGTCCGGCTGTCCCTGTCAATGGACTCCGCGGTTACCCCAGCGAGCCGGTCGATGCCCTTGTCCGCATAGAACTTCTCCTTGCGGAGCACCGCTGACTCATCGGAGGCGCCGTCCTTCAGGAGTTCCTTGGAGAGCGGCGGCCGTTCATAGGGCAGTTCGTTTTCCGCGTCGATCAGCAAGACGCCGCCTTCCCAGCCCCGGGAGCGGAGCCCCGCGGCGACAGCGACGCCGGAGTGTCCAGCCCCGACGATGACCACTGGGTTCTGGGTCATTACAGGTGCGGCGCCTGTCCCGCTACGCATTGGTCTCCTCCAGCATCACGTGCAGGTGCTCCGGGCCCGAGTTCGTCAGGTTGTTGCCGCGCACGTACTCGATGGGCTTGTCCGGATCCAGTGTGAGCGACGTGAGCTTCTCGGCCAGGAGCTTCACCGTCACCAGGACCTCAAGCCTGGCGAGGGGCGCGCCGAGGCAGCTGTGGACCCCGTGCCCGAAGCCCAAATGGCCGTCGGTGTTGCGGTCGATGTCGAAGCGCTCGCCGTTGGGATACTTACTGCTGTCCCGGTTCGCTGCGGCGGGCAGCAGGCGGACAATGGCGCCGGCGGGAATCGTCACACCGGCAACCTCCACCTCCTCCGTCGTGATCCGGCTGGCCCGCTGGACGGTGCCGCGGTAGCGGGCCAACTCCTCGACGAAAAGGTTCGAGTCGTCCGGATTCCGGCGGATCCGCTCCAGCAGGTCCGGCTGTTCGCTGAAAATCCGGAACGCGTTGGCGAGCAGGATGGTGGTGGTGTCATGGCCTGCGACGAAGACAAAGGCGCAGAGTTCCTTGGCTTCCTTCTCGCTGAGCAGGCCTTCCTTCCACATCCGAGCGATGTGTCCGCCGACGGAGTCGCTCTCCTCGCGGTACAGGCGCTCCATGGTGTCCTTCAGGTAGGCGAAGAACTCGAAGGTGCTTTGCTCGTCGGTGCCGGTGCCCTGGGCGTTGCGGGCCAGCCGGCCGAAGTAGCTGAACGTTTCGTCTGACCAGAACTTCATTTTCTCGAAGTCCTCGGCCGGAACATCGAGCAGGGCGCTGATGGTGGACATGCTGAGCGGGATGGCGTACTCGTCCACGGCGTCCCCGCCGCCGGCGGCGAGCATCGGTGCCAGGTACTCTTCGGCGTTCTCCCGCACCCGGTCCTCGAAGCGGGCGATGGCCTTAGGCGTGAAGGCCTGCGCTACAACTTGGCGGAGCCTCGTGTGGTTGGGGGCGTCGAAGAGAGTCAGGAAGGTCAGCGGGACCGGGTCCACAACCTGCGAGGAAAAGACTTTCGGTGCCCGCATGGCCCGCCGGACGTCGTCGTACCGGGAGATGAACCAGACATCCGATACGGGCGAATGGGCACGGAGCACGGGGGCGTTCTCGCGCATCCACTGGTAGTGGCGGTAGGGATCACCTTGGGTCCCGTCGTCCACCACCTTGAAGGGCGCCATGTCCTCGGGCCAGCCCAGTTCGTGCGAGTACGGGGGCAGTGCGGTGCTGCCGCCTTCACTGGCGCCGGCGCTGACGTCCCTGCTTTCAACGGTGGAGACCGGGGGTGTTGCTGTCAGTGGGCAAGACATCATCGTCCTTCTTTCCGGTTGGCTTCGGCGTGATCCGATGTGATCCGCCTCTCACTCCACAGTGCGGGATCCGCCGCGTCCGCCCCCAGAGGTCTTCCGTTCATCGGTTGCGAAAGTCTGCCTGCTCTGCAGGCCGGGCGGAATTCAGCTGAGCCGGCCTTCAGCCGGCCGGGATTTCAGTGCACGAGAGATCCCGTGCGCCGCGGTCAACAGGGCGGGGACGGTCGAGGGAACGGCCGCTTCCTGCCGCGGCACGATGGCGTTGAGCGCCGCCGCGATCCTGTTGCCAGGCCCGAAGACGGGCACGGCGATGCCCGTCCACTCGGTGACGCCAATGCCGGGCAGGGCCACATAGCCCCGCTGCCTGATCTCGGCCAGGTGCTTGCGGATGAGTGCGGGGTCGGTAATGGTCTCGGGGGTCACGGCCGTTAAAGGCTTCGAGAGCGCCTCGGCCTGGACGGCGGGCGGCGAGAAGGCCAGCAGTACCAGGCCGGACGAGGCGGCGTGGATGGGCATCCGCTGGGCAATGTGGGCGGCGTCCAGGCTGGACTGCGGACAGGAGAGGCGCTCCACGTACAGCACGGTGCCGTGGTCAAGCACGGCCAGGGTAGTGTGCTGGTGG
Proteins encoded:
- a CDS encoding replication-associated recombination protein A; protein product: MDDLFGSAAQDSDDGDNDADGDAAESAQSRSAQSRSAQSRSTQPRSPLAVRMRPRTVDEVVGQQHLLGQGSPLRQLAAGADAAGPAGPSSLILWGPPGTGKTTLAHVIARGPGRKFVELSAITAGVKDVRRVMDDALTARDLYKTTTVLFLDEIHRFNKAQQDALLPGVEKGWVVLVAATTENPSFSVVSPLLSRSLLLTLKPLTDADIEGLLVRAVEDPRGLNGNVRLSDEALEHLVRVSGGDARRALTALEAAAGVAFGDADDVGSSGAGEGDTEQTVTVELQHTERALDAAAVRYDRAGDQHYDVASAFIKSIRGSDVDAALHYLARMLEAGEDPRFVARRIVISAAEDVGMADPTALQTAVAAAQAVQLIGMPEGRIVLAEAVVHLATAPKSNAAYMGINKAIADVRAGLGNGIPAHLRDAHYPGSKQLGHGVGYKYAHDAPHSVAAQQYPPDDLVGRDYYEPTANGAERDIAVRLERLRKIIRGQ
- a CDS encoding acVLRF1 family peptidyl-tRNA hydrolase; its protein translation is MPGSRPTQGRPVSTRTAFVPGPRLAGWVERFAASHGDLEYEDHDDGIRLAAADGATALLVAPWPDDGRPGRGSGLVERLASLASQPRTVGLLLVRRGGYGVAVASEGTILAAKTGSKYVQSRTAAGGQSQQRFARRRANQADAVVEAVAEQARLVFGGQAFEYILPGGDRGLADEVLALPALKPWAGLPRLAYLDVPDPRAAVLKKAAADACAVRVTVTDPPGR
- a CDS encoding IclR family transcriptional regulator; this encodes MANSTSGESVISRVVRLMSAFDRDLPAMTLSGLARRAGLPLTTAHRLVDDLVLHGLIERLPDGNLCSGMRMWELAARGSRALNLRELALPFMEDVQAAVHQHTTLAVLDHGTVLYVERLSCPQSSLDAAHIAQRMPIHAASSGLVLLAFSPPAVQAEALSKPLTAVTPETITDPALIRKHLAEIRQRGYVALPGIGVTEWTGIAVPVFGPGNRIAAALNAIVPRQEAAVPSTVPALLTAAHGISRALKSRPAEGRLS
- a CDS encoding NAD(P)/FAD-dependent oxidoreductase yields the protein MTQNPVVIVGAGHSGVAVAAGLRSRGWEGGVLLIDAENELPYERPPLSKELLKDGASDESAVLRKEKFYADKGIDRLAGVTAESIDRDSRTVLLSDGTRQAYHRLVIATGSRARPLTVPGAGLPGTKCLRTRDDAVELKRLLVPGARVAIIGAGYIGLEVAAAAAARGCDVTVLEFQDRVMSRVTSAPVSRHFEQLHGRHGVRFVFGAAVTSIDGGQRAESVSVADGTVFPADVVLAGIGVLPNQELAADAGLECRDGILVDGDGRTSDPAIYASGDVTRFISPIDGTSQRLECIQNAQAQADRVAAHITGQAAAEPEIPWFWTVQHGVRLQTAGVRHPEDQTIVRGEPSGGKFSVVYLREGRLAAVDTVANLADFRAAKRLIAQGAWIDPALAADPAIPLTEATSGTPNHSDADLAAARS
- a CDS encoding 2Fe-2S iron-sulfur cluster-binding protein codes for the protein MSNTSMSNTSMSSTAMSSNTLTVVDREGVTHDLEWEPDQSMMEALRDNDLPVLASCGGTASCATCHVFLEQDVFDTLEECSEDELELLVEAEGYRECGSRLSCQVGFSRDLNGVTVTLTPED
- a CDS encoding cytochrome P450; amino-acid sequence: MSCPLTATPPVSTVESRDVSAGASEGGSTALPPYSHELGWPEDMAPFKVVDDGTQGDPYRHYQWMRENAPVLRAHSPVSDVWFISRYDDVRRAMRAPKVFSSQVVDPVPLTFLTLFDAPNHTRLRQVVAQAFTPKAIARFEDRVRENAEEYLAPMLAAGGGDAVDEYAIPLSMSTISALLDVPAEDFEKMKFWSDETFSYFGRLARNAQGTGTDEQSTFEFFAYLKDTMERLYREESDSVGGHIARMWKEGLLSEKEAKELCAFVFVAGHDTTTILLANAFRIFSEQPDLLERIRRNPDDSNLFVEELARYRGTVQRASRITTEEVEVAGVTIPAGAIVRLLPAAANRDSSKYPNGERFDIDRNTDGHLGFGHGVHSCLGAPLARLEVLVTVKLLAEKLTSLTLDPDKPIEYVRGNNLTNSGPEHLHVMLEETNA